The Epinephelus moara isolate mb unplaced genomic scaffold, YSFRI_EMoa_1.0 scaffold2069, whole genome shotgun sequence genome segment AGGGAcaacacctgtgtgtgtatatgtttgtggtatgtcagtgttgtgtgtgtgtgtccaggggACGCTGGTCGGGGTGTGTGGGAGCGTTGGCAGTGGGAAAACCTCCCTGATGTCGGCCATCTTAGGACAGGTGACGTTACCTccagttgtgatgtcacagcctGCTGCACACTGCATACCTGACTGATTGAACAGTATTGATCACTGATTGGTGCGTTGACAGATGGCGGTGTTGGAGGGTCGTGTGGCGGTCAGAGGACGGCTGGCCTATGTGGCTCAGCAGGCCTGGATCCTCAACGCAACGCTGAGAGACAACATCCTGTTTGGACAGGAGTACCAGGAGGACAGGTGAGACGCTTTGTGCCTCTTAGCATCATAGCAGGCtacagctaactggctaacattGCTACAATTATTTCCTTATACCTGTTAGCATTATATCAGGCtacagctaactggctaacctTGCTACAATTATTTCCTTATACCTGTTAGCATTATAGCAGGCTACAGCTAACTAGGCTAACCTTGCTACAATTATTTCCTTATACCTGTTAGCATTTTAGCAGGCtacagctaactggctaacctTGCTACAATTATTTCCTTATACCTGTTAGCATTATAGCAGGCtacagctaactggctaacctTGCTACAATTATTTGCTTATACCTGTTAGCATTATAGCAGGCtacagctaactggctaacctTGCTACAGTTGGTAAATGGCAGAATGGagctgcatttgtatagcgcctttctaacCTTAaccctgtaacataaataatttcccctcggggatcaataaagtatttctgattctagt includes the following:
- the LOC126387102 gene encoding ATP-binding cassette sub-family C member 5-like, with product MSVLCVCVQGTLVGVCGSVGSGKTSLMSAILGQMAVLEGRVAVRGRLAYVAQQAWILNATLRDNILFGQEYQEDRYQSVLSACCLRPDLLLLPNADLTE